Proteins encoded by one window of Cloeon dipterum chromosome 4, ieCloDipt1.1, whole genome shotgun sequence:
- the LOC135944640 gene encoding RNA polymerase II-associated protein 1 produces the protein MNTLRPDPGETDDDLIRLNADFLKSSKRKQEDTDKKAYEDGLKKQKPLDSGNDCINDPQTILENTIAPKMMLSDVVEKRFSPQQSLPPKKTSRGFPKVFKRDKMVSSCGDSKKTSIFAQMKKKEVDQVPVEVDAKIDLGAQKEIKNIFGPSEAEKIHIESMQKLPAELYEEQILEERNRLMATLKPDTLSFFAKRKAKVATVTEEPSRSSQKSMKIEETKELSDDDDLPIPVIEAHKWLHMDVVETEKLKWMKKLPQPKPLAPGDPYPARFDFQGNLLPPNADVHVAKALHHHGDEPERAGYTLEELLLFSRSSVIQQRTIGISTIANILRLAKEGRFDLCFEEQIVPQLVGAGVFAVLRFSLDDSVSMVVQAAADALKNLLASDPDELCLSLLLGTTFGTEQPILFCLPVPDDEKEKGEAPVEEGELKDHELLQLDVIKGAIRTDIISRIRYLLEITKPDPKTTLSLIEILIRISRHSRNSALEVGRCIGLMQIIISRFIPIEWESVSKKPAEMDSVYGVPLARAVRLVRVIAAQSKEMASDFVRKYKVMPTIMKYLSAEPGDTGIPDGAAILIESFCLWKTLLAYGFALKDFSSFSPVYAQLLSFHLTTTSLRTEGSFYQEHATALIRLLQQALEVDRRLHHELPKDMIINMGPVIVRSTASWMQQASENLPLNFSDCKLLGAAISLSQTLFQVLLQWDGVDVVSWMSLLQNFMKSSIIPYVSSKAFQNATASMLEYSSLLSIESSSGKKRDHKGLPSVGSINCGQKVTSILQPKSALFLIQPLISFIKFAADKFPSLKTNILSLLLANSDIKNYVSKIAEDGCPGFDNWFSRTEMHLVVDLLLLAAKSDVLEPDYQTQCHIASLKLVSCIRKNDRKLLLDLFQTWVFQDIFSSHEDVAIGSLKNLSLRDANQPQPAVITAINELTIIRDTFIAVFNLKFEEAKDKLNTISLLAECDTLVPRDWPFFPLIKVVSFSQEEVKPGGPEPAVDFQEVVRSLQWILLLETAEHQILHTMLSPTARFCRLACVFLAENCLFLESEIHKYLKEIVSTLLANMESDGKDFDFNDKIPGLKDFWDLYVQLVQQYSSESYGDGLFAHFIFIPLQQRFGTAFKNLIWGERIEVVRFLSLPISELLLPLEKFLEPSEKDISLLTLYLKNLIAGLVKPMWSPILYKVAVHHIMQYIANGEDREFAEKLKIGLQTAKLETVA, from the exons ATGAATACCTTACGTCCAGACCCTGGTGAAACTGACGATGATCTAATTAGGCTAAATgctgattttttgaaaagtagtaaaagaaaacaagaagATACTGACAAAAAGGCTTATGAGG aCGGTTTGAAAAAGCAGAAGCCGCTAGATAGTGGAAATGACTGTATTAATGATCCTCAAACAATATTGG AAAATACCATTGCACCCAAAATGATGCTAAGCGACGTAGTTGAAAAGCGTTTCTCTCCACAGCAGTCACTTCCACCAAAAAAGACATCGAGAGGTTTCCCTAAAGTGTTCAAGCGAGATAAAATG GTGTCTAGCTGTGGTGACAGCAAGAAGACGAGCATTTTTGCCCAGATGAAAAAGAAGGAAGTAGATCAAGTACCAGTGGAAGTTGATGCTAAAATTGATCTTGGCGCacagaaagaaataaaaaatatttttggtccgTCGGAGGCTGAAAAAATTCACATAGAGAGCATGCAAAAACTTCCTGCTGAGTTATATGAGGAACAAATTCTTGAAGAAAGAAATCGCTTGATGGCTACCCTTAAACCAGACACTTTGAGCTTTTTTGCCAAGAGAAAGGCAAAAGTTGCAACAGTTACAGAAGAACCCTCAAGATCAAGCCAAAAATCCATGAAAATAGAg GAGACGAAAGAGCTTTCTGATGATGACGATTTGCCAATACCTGTCATTGAGGCACACAAGTGGCTGCACATGGATGTCGTAGAGACTGAAAAGCTGAAGTGGATGAAAAAATTGCCGCAACCTAAGCCGCTGGCACCGGGAGATCCATATCCTGCTCGCTTTGATTTTCAAG GAAACTTGCTTCCGCCAAATGCTGATGTACATGTAGCTAAAGCTCTTCATCACCACGGAGACGAACCTGAAAGAGCAGGGTACACTCTTGAAGAGCTGCTGCTCTTTTCAAGGAGTTCAGTTATTCAACAGAGAACTATTGGCATCTCAACCATTGCAAACATATTGCGACTG GCTAAAGAGGGAAGGTTCGATTTGTGCTTTGAAGAGCAGATTGTGCCTCAGCTGGTTGGCGCTGGTGTGTTTGCGGTCCTGCGTTTTTCACTGGACGACAGCGTCAGTATGGTCGTTCAAGCTGCAGCTGATGCTTTGAAAAACCTTCTGGCGTCAGACCCTGACGAATTGTGCCTCTCATTGCTGCTAGGCACAACTTTCGGTACAGAGCaaccaatattattttgcctACCTGTGCCTGACGATGAGAAAGAAAAAGGTGAAGCTCCTGTTGAAGAGGGGGAACTGAAGGACCACGAACTGCTGCAGTTAGACGTCATCAAAGGAGCGATCAGAACTGACATTATTTCAAGAATCAG ATACTTGTTGGAAATAACGAAGCCAGACCCCAAAACGACGCTGTCTTTGATTGAGATTCTAATCAGAATTTCTAGGCACTCTAGAAATTCTGCTCTGGAAGTGGGAAGGTGCATTGGTTTAATGCAAATCATCATCTCGCGTTTCATCCCTATAGAATGGG aatctGTGTCTAAAAAGCCCGCAGAAATGGACTCCGTGTATGGCGTTCCTCTTGCGAGAGCAGTGCGGCTGGTCAGGGTCATAGCTGCTCAGAGCAAAGAAATGGCATCGGATTTCGTGCGCAAGTACAAGGTCATGCCGACAATAATGAAATACTTGTCTGCTGAGCCTGGTGATACAGGTATTCCCGATGGTGCAGCCATCCTCATCGAATCTTTTTGCCTCTGGAAAACATTGCTGGCTTATGGCTTTGCGTTAAAAGATTTCAG CTCTTTTTCACCAGTTTACGCACAGCTGTTGTCATTTCACTTGACAACCACGAGTCTCCGCACAGAAGGGTCGTTTTATCAGGAACACGCGACCGCCCTCATCAGGTTGCTGCAGCAAGCTCTTGAAGTTGACAGACGGTTACACCATGAGTTGCCCAAAGACATGATCATCAACATGGGCCCTGTGATTGTCAGATCAACTGCATCCTGGATGCAACAGGCATCTGAAAATTTGCCATTGAAT TTCAGTGACTGCAAATTATTAGGAGCGGCTATTTCTCTCTCACAAACTCTATTCCAAGTGTTGCTGCAATGG gATGGAGTTGATGTTGTGTCCTGGATGagtttgctgcaaaattttatgaaatcatCTATCATCCCATACGTTTCTTCCAAGGCTTTTCAAAATGCTACTGCTTCCATGTT GGAATATTCCTCATTGCTGAGCATTGAATCATCTTCTGGCAAAAAGCGAGACCACAAAGGACTGCCCTCAGTAGGTTCCATCAACTGTGGACAGAAAGTAACCAGCATTCTCCAGCCAAAATCAGCGCTCTTCTTGATTCAGCCTCTCATTTCCTTCATCAAGTTTGCTGCAGACAAATTCCCATCGCTGAAAAct aATATCTTGAGTTTATTACTCGCAAACAGTGACATCAAAAACTATGTGAGCAAAATAGCTGAGGATGGATGCCCTGGTTTTGACAACTGGTTTTCAAGGACAGAAATGCACTTAGTGGTGGACCTGCTGCTCCTTGCTGCCAAAAGTGATGTTCTAGAGCCTGACTACCAAACCCAGTGCCACATTGCCTCTCTCAAATTGGTGTCCTGCATCCGAAAGAACgacagaaaattattgttagacTTGTTCCAAACATGGGTTTTCCAAGACATATTTTCCAG TCATGAAGATGTTGCCATTGGATCACTGAAAAATCTCAGCTTGAGGGATGCTAACCAGCCTCAACCAGCAGTTATAACCGCAATCAATGA GCTCACGATCATACGAGACACGTTCATCGCTGTTTTTAACTTGAAGTTTGAAGAGGCCAAAGATAAATTGAACACAATAAGTCTACTAGCTGAATGTGACACTTTGGTACCCAGAGACTGGCCTTTCTTCCCGCTGATTAAAGTTGTTAGCTTTTCGCAAGAGGAAGTCAAACCTGGTGGACCAGAGCCTGCTGTTGATTTCCAGGAGGTTGTGAGGAGTTTGCAATGGATTCTGTTACTTGAAACTGCAGAGCACCAAATTCTACACACAATGCTCTCTCCAACAGCAAGATTTTGCAGACTAGCTTGTGTTTTTCTTGCAG AAAACTGCCTCTTTCTGGAGAGTGAGATTCACAAGTATCTGAAAGAGATCGTCAGCACTCTTCTGGCGAACATGGAATCTGATGGCAAAGATTTTGACTTCAATGACAAAATTCCAGGCCTCAAGGATTTCTGGGATTT ATATGTGCAACTCGTGCAGCAATATAGTTCAGAATCTTACGGGGATGGATTATTCGCTCATTTTATCTTCATCCCGCTCCAGCAGAGATTTGGTActgcgtttaaaaatttgatctggGGAGAACGGATTGAAGTTGTTCGCTTTTTGTCATTACCAATAAGCGAG CTCTTACTGCCTTTGGAAAAGTTCCTGGAGCCAAGTGAAAAAGACATTTCACTGTTGACTTTGTATCTGAAAAACCTGATAGCAG GTTTGGTCAAGCCGATGTGGAGTCCTATCCTGTACAAGGTTGCTGTCCATCATATAATGCAGTACATCGCAAATGGAGAAGACAGGGAGTTTGCTGAAAAGCTCAAGATAGGATTGCAGACAGCAAAGTTGGAAACAGTTGCTTAA
- the LOC135944639 gene encoding collagen alpha-1(V) chain-like, protein MKPPELVFFLVWSAFISSLSAEDQEAVDLLSHAQLQDLPKGVKVVADICADRGGSGSKTPKDADAGQRAYMLKKKASMPITVSQLFEDGTFPQDFSLLMAVKPTKGSKQVLLTLYNELGDEQVAITLGKQVEFFFRDSSGRPVENKKATVKFNITVNDGKYHRLALSVKGDSATLLSECGDLSITKKLHRPIPSDISTAGIMLIGQELLNEEHFTGDMQLLMLAPRPDDAYNLCDYVPLCAGEEATAAKINAAVNDKKKKRKKKVDIHKRPQKQEPASNYYDEEYDSGYEDFTPELNGNVDYAIPDENGFYDKLENDTVTSVTEPIEPGIFLPSVTTTTEIPITTEFPIENEGNSTSNETDDTYGEEDVITEIPIIGGEYSPSSPGVQYYPIRGPPGPRGYMGPPGPPGLQGPKGDMGRDGLAGTNGHPGPPGHVFMIPLNQGGGGDTKGPDNQAEQFRHLLSQHMMSMRGAEGPMGLTGIPGPVGPPGPDGIKGESGDSGEPGPRGLRGLVGAPGREGRRGRPGRDGERGLTGPPGVKGEQGSQGLPGMPGEKGERGGPGNTGEPGLQGHDGIQGEDGPPGLPGLPGEMGPRGFPGPRGVPGLTGSPGLPGSEGPTGPKGNAGPPGQPGAPGQTGPPGSIGSPGPQGLLGPPGMAGPQGKPGMPGLPGAEGAPGHPGNSGAPGQKGDQGLQGAQGQVGFPGSRGVKGDEGKRGSPGDKGDKGERGGDGEKGDLGQKGEKGSQGPPGLMGLEGPEGPKGFEGPRGEAGPTGPPGEHGKVGVPGFQGYAGPPGEKGDKGASGKQGTPGEKGDRGNPGVAGERGEAGPRGFRGARGRRGNDGLPGPKGDTGQPGSAGPQGERGLQGPEGPRGFVGPQGAQGTNGKDGSPGLPGERGPPGEPGPTGPQGAPGVVGPPGPSGEPGPIGEHGEPGHPGLPGEPGASGEAGKEGPPGSAGPVGKPGPTGSTGLPGFPGERGLPGLPGMPGLKGEMGPFGPMGSPGDKGQQGENGKEGPPGPEGRQGPLGPPGEPGMKGDRGESGLPGSVGRDGLTGQRGLPGPPGPIGPPGEDGDKGDVGPPGEKGFKGSRGEQGPPGSHGSQGLRGEPGPMGLQGERGPPGEIGRQGPKGEDGPLGVAGPPGPAGPQGLPGPPGVKGDFGDPGPKGPLGKPGPPGERGGRGTKGVEGIVGPPGAEGLQGAKGEPGNAGPPGPPGIDGKHGERGPIGPKGEEGKQGLPGSPGTRGIPGPEGPKGNVGAVGFPGPAGEPGPPGSKGERGKDGADGREGEQGLQGEPGPQGKSGSPGPPGKSGPEGPPGQQGNTGLPGEKGDQGPQGAPGLIGIAGSPGSQGPEGPPGSRGSPGPAGDVGPPGKPGETGQPGKNGEVGPRGPKGDRGKRGIKGHRGEMGLQGPKGDQGEKGEKGDRGPQGPLGDKGEIGPAGPIGMKGSDGPQGLPGMEGPPGPKGSDGPTGIKGETGPPGPPGPPGIPGEQPMLPPELLFHQVESLSRAKRNIFDDDDVAGTGDNVNKKKGEDDQDGCMLDMYNAIYGMRKELERVRRPHGTKENPARTCRDLYFGHPQFKDGWYWIDPNLGMSFDAIYVFCNLTSGGETCVFPDTHSSKMPNIPWRKEATDWYSNLRGGFKITYETIGIVQMKFLRMLSQDVYQNFTYTCINSAAWFSQKSFNYENAIKLMGHNEQEFSSDALQPAVLTDGCKSRKSKSKTVFEIRTKKLAHLPIIDFYPVDYGEANQAFGFEVGPVCFK, encoded by the exons ATGAAGCCACCTGAGCTCGTTTTCTTCCTCGTGTGGAGTGCTTTTATTTCCAGTCTTTCTGCAGAAG ACCAAGAAGCCGTTGACCTTTTGTCCCACGCCCAGCTGCAAGACCTCCCTAAAGGGGTTAAGGTGGTGGCCGACATTTGCGCCGACAGAGGCGGGTCAGGGTCAAAAACGCCGAAAGACGCCGACGCGGGCCAACGAGCCTACATGCTGAAGAAAAAGGCGTCGATGCCCATCACAGTCTCGCAGCTATTCGAAG ATGGCACGTTCCCGCAAGACTTTTCGCTGCTGATGGCGGTCAAGCCGACAAAGGGCTCAAAACAGGTGTTGCTGACCCTGTACAACGAGCTCGGCGACGAGCAGGTCGCGATTACCTTGGGCAAGCAGGTGGAGTTTTTCTTCAGGGACTCAAGCGGCAGGCCGgtcgaaaacaaaaaagccaCGGTCAAATTTAACATCACGGTCAATGACGGAAa gtaCCACCGACTGGCGTTAAGCGTAAAAGGCGACTCCGCGACTCTGCTGTCGGAATGCGGCGACTTGAGCATAACCAAAAAACTCCACCGGCCAATTCCGTCCGATATTAGCACAGCTGGAATCATGCTAATTGGCCAAGAACTGTTGAATGAAGAGCATTTCACT GGAGACATGCAGCTTTTGATGTTGGCACCGCGGCCTGACGACGCGTACAATTTGTGCGACTACGTGCCATTGTGCGCTGGTGAAGAAGCGACTGCAGCGAAAATCAATGCGGCCGTTAACGACA aaaagaaaaagaggaagaagaaaGTTGATATTCACAAACGACCGCAGAAGCAAGAGCCTGCGTCAAACTATTACGATGAAGAATATGATAGTG gCTATGAGGATTTTACTCCTGAATTAAACGGAAACGTTGATTATGCGATTCCGGACGAAAACGGTTTTTACGACAAATTGGAGAATGATACCGTGACCAGCGTAACTGAGCCTATCGAGCCAGGCATTTTTTTACCCAGCGTTACAACTACCACTGAAATACCTATCACGACGGAGTTCCCAATCGAAAACGAGGGTAACTCGACTTCAAATGAAACAGACGATACT TATGGCGAAGAAGATGTGATAACTGAAATTCCAATAATTGGCGGCGAGTATAGTCCCTCTAGTCCAGGGGTTCAGTATTACCCAATCAGGGGGCCTCCTGGTCCCAGAGGCTATATGGGCCCTCCAGGACCACCAG gattgcAAGGGCCAAAAGGTGATATGGGAAGGGATGGTTTAGCAGGCACAAACGGCCACCCTGGCCCACCGGGTCACGTCTTTATGATACCG cttAACCAAGGCGGAGGAGGGGACACGAAAGGACCAGACAATCAAGCAGAGCAATTTAGACATCTTCTGTCACAGCATATG ATGTCTATGAGGGGAGCTGAGGGCCCAATGGGTTTAACTGGCATACCAGGTCCAGTAGGGCCACCTGGTCCGGATGGAATAAAAGGCGAATCAGGTGACTCGGGAGAGCCG GGTCCACGAGGGTTACGGGGTTTGGTGGGAGCACCTGGTCGGGAAGGACGCAGAGGAAGGCCGGGACGGGATGGTGAGCGCGGCTTGACTGGCCCGCCAGGCGTGAAAGGCGAGCAAGGCTCTCAGGGACTGCCAG GCATGCCGGGAGAAAAGGGCGAAAGAGGCGGCCCTGGTAACACAGGAGAGCCAGGACTGCAg gGTCACGATGGAATCCAAGGTGAAGACGGTCCTCCAGGGTTGCCAGGTCTTCCAGGAgaaatg GGACCACGAGGATTTCCAGGGCCTCGAGGAGTTCCAGGACTAACTGGATCCCCTGGGCTTCCAGGCTCTGAGGGTCCTACCGGCCCCAAAGGCAATGCTGGTCCTCCAGGGCAGCCTGGCGCGCCAGGACAGACAGGCCCACCCGGATCAATAGGCTCACCAGGCCCACAAGGATTGCTAGGCCCCCCTGGAATGGCT GGACCTCAAGGAAAACCTGGCATGCCTGGGTTGCCAGGTGCAGAGGGTGCTCCTGGACACCCAGGAAATTCTGGTGCGCCAGGACAAAAGGGTGATCAAGGTCTGCAAGGAGCTCAG GGGCAAGTGGGATTCCCAGGCAGCAGAGGGGTGAAAGGTGACGAAGGGAAAAGGGGTAGTCCAGGAGATAAAGGCGACAAAGGTGAGAGAGGTGGTGATGGTGAGAAAGGTGACCTTGGCCAGAAAGGGGAAAAAGGATCGCAGGGTCCTCCAGGGCTGATGGGGCTGGAAGGTCCCGAGGGACCAAAG GGATTCGAAGGGCCAAGAGGTGAAGCTGGACCCACAGGCCCACCAGGGGAGCACGGAAAAGTTGGAGTTCCTGGATTTCAA GGATACGCTGGCCCACCAGGCGAAAAAGGAGACAAAGGCGCAAGTGGAAAGCAAGGGACGCCGGGTGAAAAGGGAGACAGG ggCAATCCTGGCGTAGCCGGTGAAAGAGGAGAAGCTGGACCAAGA GGTTTCAGAGGTGCCCGAGGGAGAAGGGGCAATGATGGCCTTCCAGGTCCGAAAGGTGACACTGGCCAGCCAGGCTCTGCCGGCCCGCAGGGTGAAAGGGGCTTACAg GGGCCAGAGGGTCCAAGAGGTTTTGTTGGCCCACAAGGAGCGCAAGGTACAAATGGAAAAGACGGTAGTCCAGGATTGCCAGGAGAACGCGGTCCTCCA GGTGAGCCAGGTCCAACGGGTCCTCAAGGGGCACCAGGGGTTGTGGGACCACCTGGTCCATCAGGTGAACCGGGACCAATTGGCGAGCATGGCGAACCTGGGCATCCAGGACTGCCGG gTGAGCCTGGCGCTTCTGGTGAAGCCGGCAAAGAGGGTCCACCAGGGAGTGCAGGACCCGTTGGTAAACCAGGCCCAACTGGAAGCACAG GACTTCCTGGTTTTCCTGGTGAAAGAGGACTTCCTGGACTTCCC GGAATGCCGGGTCTCAAAGGCGAAATGGGTCCGTTTGGTCCAATGGGATCGCCGGGTGATAAAGGACAACAAGGAGAGAACGGGAAAGAAGGCCCACCTGGACCTGAGGGAAGGCAAGGACCACTTGGTCCTCCAGGAGAACCTGGAATGAAGGGGGATAGG GGCGAATCTGGACTACCAGGATCTGTGGGAAGAGACGGATTGACAGGACAAAGAGGGTTGCCTGGGCCACCTGGACCGATCGGCCCGCCAGGAGAAGACGGCGATAAGGGAGACGTTGGTCCACCTGGCGAGAAAGGTTTCAAAGGATCTCGAGGAGAGCAA GGACCTCCTGGATCGCACGGTTCTCAAGGGTTACGAGGAGAACCTGGTCCAATGGGACTTCAGGGTGAGAGAGGACCACCTGGAGAAATCGGAAG acaaGGGCCAAAGGGAGAGGACGGACCACTTGGGGTAGCAGGACCTCCAGGACCAGCAGGGCCACAGGGGTTGCCTGGGCCGCCAGGAGTAAAAGGGGATTTTGGGGACCCTGGACCAAAAG GACCACTTGGAAAGCCTGGCCCACCTGGGGAGCGTGGTGGTCGAGGAACCAAAGGTGTGGAAGGAATTGTTGGACCTCCAGGAGCAGAAGGGTTGCAGG GAGCAAAGGGAGAACCAGGAAATGCGGGTCCTCCAGGTCCACCCGGCATCGATGGAAAACAt GGTGAAAGAGGTCCAATCGGTCCAAAAGGTGAAGAAGGAAAGCAAGGATTGCCTGGCTCACCTGGTACACGCGGAATACCTGGTCCAGAGGGACCAAAGGGTAATGTGGGTGCCGTTGGATTTCCTGGCCCAGCAG gGGAGCCTGGACCACCTGGTTCGAAGGGTGAGCGGGGTAAAGACGGAGCTGACGGCCGCGAGGGCGAACAAGGTTTACAGGGAGAGCCAGGGCCACAGGGAAAAAGTGGAAGTCCCGGTCCACCAG GGAAGTCTGGACCTGAAGGTCCACCAGGTCAACAAGGAAACACAGG ACTGCCTGGTGAGAAGGGAGATCAAGGGCCACAAGGTGCGCCAGGTTTGATTGGGATTGCTGGATCTCCAGGATCGCAAGGACCTGAAG gtCCACCGGGATCAAGAGGGTCACCGGGTCCAGCAGGTGATGTTGGACCGCCAGGGAAGCCAG GGGAAACCGGCCAACCGGGCAAAAACGGAGAGGTGGGCCCTAGAGGACCCAAGGGTGACAGAGGCAAGAGAGGTATTAAAGGTCACCGCGGTGAAATGGGGCTCCAGGGACCAAAGGGTGATCAGGGAGAAAAGGGAGAGAAAGGCGACAGAGGACCACAAGGACCGTTGGGCGACAAAGGAGAAATC GGACCTGCCGGCCCCATCGGCATGAAAGGCAGTGACGGACCACAAGGACTCCCGGGAATGGAAGGGCCACCAGGCCCAAAAGGATCGGACGGACCCACTGGCATAAAG GGTGAGACAGGTCCACCTGGTCCGCCCGGGCCCCCTGGCATTCCAGGCGAACAACCGATGCTGCCCCCAGAGTTACTCTTCCACCAGGTCGAGAGTTTGAGCAGGGCAAAACGCAACATTTTTGA TGACGATGATGTGGCTGGAACAGGGGACAACGTGAACAAAAAGAAAGGAGAGGACGACCAGGACGGGTGCATGCTAGACATGTACAATGCAATTTACGGAATGCGCAAGGAGCTCGAACGAGTGAGGAGACCTCACGGCACTAAAGAAAATCCAGCTCGCACTTGCCGGGACCTGTACTTTGGTCATCCGCAGTTTAAAGACG GATGGTACTGGATTGACCCGAATCTGGGAATGTCATTTGACGCGATTTACGTGTTTTGCAACCTGACAAGCGGCGGAGAAACGTGCGTTTTCCCGGACACGCATTCATCGAAAATGCCAAACATCCCCTGGAGGAAGGAAGCAACTGACTGGTACAGCAACCTGAGGGGCGGCTTTAAG ATAACATACGAAACAATCGGCATTGTACAAATGAAGTTCTTGCGGATGTTGAGCCAGGACGTATATCAAAACTTCACCTACACGTGCATCAACTCCGCCGCGTGGTTCTCGCAAAAGTCATTCAACTATGAAAACGCGATCAAATTGATGGGACACAACGAGCAAGAATTCAGCAGTGACGCGCTTCAGCCCGCCGTTTTAACAGATGGCTGCAAG TCTCGGAAATCGAAGAGCAAAACTGTGTTTGAAATACGGACCAAAAAGTTGGCCCACTTGCCAATCATCGACTTCTATCCCGTGGATTATGGGGAGGCGAATCAAGCGTTTGGATTTGAAGTGGGCCCAGTCTGTTTTAAGTAA
- the LOC135944648 gene encoding uncharacterized protein LOC135944648 isoform X1, producing MDSVLHTPGGINNDSDADEPVYNMRRFTRRALMEVPSSTPSPVTPELNTSSFPTPSPSPDELLIQLRGRRKLPVTWSPDVKRSPIKLIPGSPNQSGIVLRSTPRKRLLLNDERTPEKSPRKVSRIAGSFELLSVTSQTPSPSKRKSVERLGTRNLPQVPLSLLLKGQSKQQLINLLLGVTQSQPDVEQMVRDNLSFPDLELMEEQLRTLNGNISKAFPMSSEIERYDASGFARVCTHLNMFKKAVIDYGNELVDSKNYGAVIEYAEMAWKYVSLTPTWQSVAHNTIKKCCFKNLASKCMKAIKYGNFTQDEYQRIEESFKKMVSDSDEIRSCLKKIAGMRLKPSSSPTQTR from the exons ATGGATTCGGTGCTTCACACTCCTGGTGGCATCAACAACGACTCTGACGCTGACGAACCAGTGTACAACATGAGACGTTTTACCAGACGAGCTCTGATGGAGGTCCCCTCCAGTACTCCGTCGCCGGTGACTCCAGAATTAAATACGTCCAGCTTCCCGACACCGTCACCATCCCCGGACGAGCTCCTTATTCAACTCAGAGGACGCAGGAAACTTCCAGTAACTTGGAGTCCCGACGTAAAACGCTCGCCTATTAAGCTGATACCGGGAAGTCCAAACCAAAGCGGCATTGTCCTGCGCAGCACCCCAAGGAAGCGACTCTTACTCAATGATGAACGGACTCCAGAAAAGTCGCCAAGGAAAGTGAGCCGCATAGCAGGAAGCTTCGAGCTTTTATCTGTCACCTCCCAG ACACCGTCACCTTCCAAGAGAAAAAGTGTGGAGAGGTTGGGAACGCGAAATTTGCCTCAGGTGCCTCTTTCCTTGCTGCTGAAGGGACAGTCCAAGCAGCAACTGATAAATCTGCTGCTGGGAGTGACTCAAAGCCAACCTGATGTGGAACAAATGGTCCGCGACAATCTTTCATTTCCCGACTTAGAACTGATGGAGGAGCAGCTGAGAACTTTGAATGGGAATATTTCTAAGGCCTTTCCTATGTCGAGCGAAATTGAGAGGTACGACGCTTCTGGTTTCGCGCGAGTCTGTACTCACCTTAACATGTTCAAg AAAGCTGTTATCGACTATGGCAATGAGCTTGTTGATAGCAAGAATTACGGAGCGGTGATTGAATATGCTGAAATGGCTTGGAAATACGTGTCACTAACCCCAACCTGGCAGAGTGTTGCTCACAACACCATCAAAAAATGCTGTTTCAAAAACCTGGCCTCAAAATGCATGAAGGCTATCAAATATGGAAACTTCACGCAGGATGAATACCAAAGAATTGAAGAAAG CTTCAAGAAAATGGTGTCTGATAGCGACGAAATTCGGAGCTGCTTGAAGAAAATCGCTGGGATGCGCCTCAAGCCGTCGTCGTCACCAACTCAAACGCGATGA
- the LOC135944648 gene encoding uncharacterized protein LOC135944648 isoform X2 → MDSVLHTPGGINNDSDADEPVYNMRRFTRRALMEVPSSTPSPVTPELNTSSFPTPSPSPDELLIQLRGRRKLPVTWSPDVKRSPIKLIPGSPNQSGIVLRSTPRKRLLLNDERTPEKSPRKTPSPSKRKSVERLGTRNLPQVPLSLLLKGQSKQQLINLLLGVTQSQPDVEQMVRDNLSFPDLELMEEQLRTLNGNISKAFPMSSEIERYDASGFARVCTHLNMFKKAVIDYGNELVDSKNYGAVIEYAEMAWKYVSLTPTWQSVAHNTIKKCCFKNLASKCMKAIKYGNFTQDEYQRIEESFKKMVSDSDEIRSCLKKIAGMRLKPSSSPTQTR, encoded by the exons ATGGATTCGGTGCTTCACACTCCTGGTGGCATCAACAACGACTCTGACGCTGACGAACCAGTGTACAACATGAGACGTTTTACCAGACGAGCTCTGATGGAGGTCCCCTCCAGTACTCCGTCGCCGGTGACTCCAGAATTAAATACGTCCAGCTTCCCGACACCGTCACCATCCCCGGACGAGCTCCTTATTCAACTCAGAGGACGCAGGAAACTTCCAGTAACTTGGAGTCCCGACGTAAAACGCTCGCCTATTAAGCTGATACCGGGAAGTCCAAACCAAAGCGGCATTGTCCTGCGCAGCACCCCAAGGAAGCGACTCTTACTCAATGATGAACGGACTCCAGAAAAGTCGCCAAGGAAA ACACCGTCACCTTCCAAGAGAAAAAGTGTGGAGAGGTTGGGAACGCGAAATTTGCCTCAGGTGCCTCTTTCCTTGCTGCTGAAGGGACAGTCCAAGCAGCAACTGATAAATCTGCTGCTGGGAGTGACTCAAAGCCAACCTGATGTGGAACAAATGGTCCGCGACAATCTTTCATTTCCCGACTTAGAACTGATGGAGGAGCAGCTGAGAACTTTGAATGGGAATATTTCTAAGGCCTTTCCTATGTCGAGCGAAATTGAGAGGTACGACGCTTCTGGTTTCGCGCGAGTCTGTACTCACCTTAACATGTTCAAg AAAGCTGTTATCGACTATGGCAATGAGCTTGTTGATAGCAAGAATTACGGAGCGGTGATTGAATATGCTGAAATGGCTTGGAAATACGTGTCACTAACCCCAACCTGGCAGAGTGTTGCTCACAACACCATCAAAAAATGCTGTTTCAAAAACCTGGCCTCAAAATGCATGAAGGCTATCAAATATGGAAACTTCACGCAGGATGAATACCAAAGAATTGAAGAAAG CTTCAAGAAAATGGTGTCTGATAGCGACGAAATTCGGAGCTGCTTGAAGAAAATCGCTGGGATGCGCCTCAAGCCGTCGTCGTCACCAACTCAAACGCGATGA